CACGAGTTCCGCGCAGGACCCCGCGCTGCTCGCGCACCTCGCCGAGCAGCGCATCGCCCTGGAGGTCTGCCCGACCTCCAACATCGCCACGCGCGCGGTCCGTACGCTCGACGAGCACCCCATCAGGGAGTTCGTGCGGGCCGGCGTCCTCGTCACGATCAACTCCGACGACCCGCCGATGTTCGGCACCGACCTCAACAGCGAGTACGCGGTCGCCGCCCGGCTGCTCGACCTCGACGAGTGGGGTATCGCCGACCTCGCCAAGAACGCCGTCGAGGCCTCCTTCCTAGACCCGGCGGGCAAGGCAGCGCTGGCCGCCGAGATCGACACCTACACCTCGGCATGGCTGGCCCCCTGAGAAACACCACAGGCCCCGCCCACGCACAATGGGCCCATGCAGAACGTGACCGCCGTGGCCCATCGCGGCGACCCCTATCGCGTCCGTGAGAACACGACCGACTCACTGCGTTCCGCGCTCGACCTGGGCGCGGACGCGGTCGAGATCGACGTACGGCTCACCCGGGACGGCGTGCCCGTGCTGCTGCACGACTCGACGCTGAAGCGGCTGTGGGAACGGGACCGGCCGCTGGCCGTACTGTCGGCGGCCGAGGTCCGGGGGCTCACGGAGGGCGGGGTGCCGACGCTCGCGGAGGCGCTGGCCGTCACCGAGGGCACCCGGGTGATGATCGATCTGCCGGGGTCGCCCGATGTGCGGGCGGTACGGCGGGTGACGGACGTGGTCCGGGAGTGCGCGGCGGAGGAACGCGTGTACTACTGCGCGGACGCCCCGGCGATGCTCGCGGTGCGCGCGGCCGACCCGGCCGCCGAGATCGCCCTGACCTGGAAGACCCTCGCACCGCCGCGCCCCGCCCTCCTCGCGACGGTACGTCCGCGCTGGCTCAACTACCGCTTCACCCTCGTCGACCGGGCCCTGGTGGCGCGGGTGCACCGGGGCGGCCACCTGCTGTCGGTGTGGACCCCGGACACCCACCGTGCCATGCGCCGGCTGCTGGACGCCGGTGTCGACTCGATCACCACCAACCGGATCGACGCACTGTGCGCGCTGCGAAAGGGCTGACGCGGCTCGGCCGCTGACGCCTCCCTACACGCGGGACTCCTGGGCCACGGTCGCCGGGTCGGCCGGGGTGTCCCGGGTGACGTACTGCGGGACGGGGGTGTCGTCCCCGCCGGTGTCGCGGACCAGGCCGTAGCGCGTGGCGCCCTCCGGGGGGCCGGTGACGACATCGGCCTCCGCGTTGTCCCAGGTCGTCGGGAAGACGTTCAGGCCGTAGTCGGCGCCCCGTTCGTTCACGGTGAGGGTGACACTGCCGTCGACGTAGAAGTACTCGTTCTGCCACATCTGCTGGGTGCCCGGCGGCGGGACGGCGTAGCCGGTGGTCGAGTTGCCCATGCCGGTGGCGGAACTGTCGGTGCCGCTGACCCGGTCGTCCATGCGCCGGCCACCGCCCGAGGCCACGTGGAAGAGCCTGCCCCTCAGGCCGGTCCAGGTCGGCATGACCAGGCCGCCGGCCCGGTACTGCGGCGAGATCTGCCAGCGGACGAGGACATAGCCCTGGCCGGTGAGCGTGACGCTGTCCCCGCGGTGGTTCATGGTGGCGTGCGCGCCGCCGGTGCTGGTGATCCCGGCCTCGGGCCGGTGCGGGAGGGCGGCGGGCCGCGCGTTCGGGTCGGGTGCCGTGTCGACGGCGTCGACGACCGTGCCGTACAGGTCCGGCTTCGGCCGCGTCGCCGACGGAGTGGGTGAGGCCGGGGCGGAAGGGGAGGAGGGGGACGCCGACGGGGACCGGGGCGGGGAGGTGACGGGCGCCTGGGGCTGGGGGCGGGCCGTGGGTGCCGCGACGGCAGGCGGCGGGTCCTCGACGGGGTACGTCATGACGTAGGCGCCGCCCGCGACGATCGTCGCCCCGGCGCTCAGGGCGACGGCCGGCTTGGCGAGGGCGCCGAGCACCTTGCCCGACCAGCCGACGGAGGCGCCGGCGGTGGCGGCGGCGGCCGTCTTGCCGCCGAGGGCCAGCGACAGGGTGAAGCCGACGGGCAGCGGGACGAGCGCGATGCCGACGAGGAGCCGTTCCGCCGGTACGACGACCGCCTCGCCGGGGCTCGCGCAGTACGCGCACCCCCTGATGTGCCGGGCCAGCCGCTTGCGCCACACCGAGTCCGGGTCGCCGTCCCAGCGGGCGGTCAGTTCCCGCAGGCCGGGGCAGGCGCCGTCGAGCGCGCGGACGATTCCGCGCGAGGCCTCCAGGCGCTCCTTCATCCGCTGGACGCGCACGGCGGCGTGCTGCCGGCTGATCCCGACGGCAGCCGCCAGCTCACGCCGGGTGAGTTCGCCCGCCACCTCCAGCCACCACAGGGACAGCAGCTGCCTGTCCTCGTCGTCGAGCCAGCGCACCGCCTCCGCGACCTCGCGTCGCTGACCCTCCAACTGGAGCCTCAGCACGGTGAGTTCGGCGAAGTCGGCAGCTCCGTCGGCGGTCTCGTCCCGCAGGGTGTCGGTCGTGCGGCGACGGGCGCGGTCCCGGATCTGCCGCATCGCGATCGCGACGAGCCAGGACCGGAAGCTGTCCGGGTCGCGCAACGAGCCGAGGTTGTCGACGGCCCGGAGCATCGTCTCCTGCACGACGTCGTCGACGTCCGCGTGACCGTTCAGGGCCCGGCCGACGATGTTGTAGACCAACGGCAGCCAGCCCGCGACCAGCTCGTCCAGCGCCCGCCGGTCACCGGCCTGCGCCGCAGCGATGGTGGAACTCCACTGGCGCCCGTCCACAAAAGCCCCTTCTCGTACGTGTGTGCACCTTACGTCGCCCTGTCGCACACCGGTTCCCCCGTCAGGTCGCGGGAGGAGACGGACCGGGGGCGCCGCCGATAACAGTTTTTGCCCCCTCGGTGGCCGCCCGGGGCGCGGGCCCTAGGTGCGATCCCCGACAAGATCCGGACGCGGTAAGCCAGTTGGCCTCGGGTCAGGACCAGGGTCGGCGTCATCCCCGGTGACGATCCGTGCCGCCGCGAAAGGATCAAGGATGTGACCATCGACACCGGCCGCCACCTGGAGAAGCCCATGCACATGCGCACGCGTACCGCCGCCCGAGCCACAGCCCTCGCGACCGTCCTCACTCTCACGCTCGCCCTGCCGGCCGGCGCCCTTGCCACTCCCCCGCCGGCCGCCCCCGACGCGGCGACCGCCCGGGGCACGGCGCCGGACACCGAGGCGCTGCGGGCCGCGCTCGCCGGGTTACCGGACGCGGACGCGACGGCTGCTCTCGTACGGGTCGGAGGCACCGGCGGTGGCTGGCGCGGCAGCGCGGGGGTGCACGACCTGGTGAGCGGGCGGGCGGCGGACCCGGCGCCACGATGAGCGCGGGTCTCCAGCGGTATGTCACCCCCGACGGCACGGAGGTGTGGCTGAAGTCGGGTGGCCGGTGGGGCTACAACTCGGTCATCGCGGCCACCCGGGACCTGTCCCGCACCCTCGTCTACAGCGTCAACTCCACCGACGCGAAGGGCCAGGGCCTGAATCCGGTCGCCGCGCGCATCGCCCAGGCGGCCTTCATACGGTGACAGCGCCAACGGCTGGAGGCGCCGCCGTCAGCGCCTCCAGCCGCTTGATGCGTTTCCGTACGACGTAGAGCGGGATGACCCCGAACACGCCGAACGACATGTCGATCACCGTCCACCAGAAGGGAATTCCCCGGACCGGCCCGCAGATCAGCGCGAGCGGGATGATCCCGGCGCAGGCGATCATCCCGAACTCGACGACCCAGATGTTGCGTACGGGGTCGCGGTAGGGCCCGTAGAAGGCGACCGCGATGACGAGGTGGGCGAAGGCGAGCCAGTCCGTGCCGTAGAGGACGAAGGGGTAGCGCTCGTCGGTGGCGTCGAGGCCTTCGCGTACGCGCGTCACCCAGTCCATCAGCCCCGGCAGGTGCTCGGGGACGGACAGGGCCTTCAACAGGCTCTCGGTCCAGCGCAGTTCGTGCACGAGGGGGAAGGCCGTGGCGCCGCTGAGCACCAGACACACGACGAAGAGAACCAGCCAGGCGCGGATGCCCTTGAGCAGGGCGGCTCTGTCGCTCATGGAGGCAGCATACGCCCGAGTTGAACACGTTCAAAAGCGCGGGTGCGCCTGGTCCGGTCACCGCCGGAGGAGGACCGAACCCCTGGGCCCTGGACAGTCGGCTCGTTCGTGGCGCTACAGCCCCACGATCGCGTTCCACCGCTCGGCGAACCCCACCCGTTCCTTCCCGGTGATGTCCCGGGCGATCGCGAGCCGTCCGCGCATGGCGGTGTCGGGGAAGATCAGCGGGTCCTCGGCGAGGGCCGCGGTCTCCTCGTCCTTGGCGGACGCCAGGACGTCCTGCGCGGCAGGTACCGGGCAGACGTAGTTGACCCACGTGGCCAGTTCGGCGGCGACCTCGGGCCGGTAGTAGTAGTCGATCAGCGCTTCCGCGTTCGCCTTGTGCCGGGCGAGGTTCGGGATCATCAGCGACTCCGACCACAGTTCGGCGCCCTCCTCCGGGACGACGAACCGGATGTCCGGGTCGTCCGCCTGGAGCTGGATCACATCGCCCGAGTAGGCCTGGCAGGCGAGTACGTCACCGCTCGCGAGGTCCTTGATGTAGTCGTTGCCGGTGAAGCGGCGGATGTGCCCGCCGCGCACCCGCGCGGCGACCTGCTCGCAGACCAGCTCGAAGTCGTCCGCCGTCCACCTGGTGACATCCACCCCGTTGCCCTGCATGAGCAGCGCGAACGCCTCGTCCAGCCCGGAGAGAAGGGTGACGCGCCCCTTGAGGTCGTCCGCCCACAGGTCGGAGACGCGCCGGAGCTCCCGGCCGACCCTGCGGCGGTTGTACGCGATACCGGTGATCCCCGACTGCCACGGCACCGCGAACCGGCGGCCGGGGTCGAAGGCGGGTGAACGGAGCTGCGGGTCAAGGTACTCGGCGACGTTCGGCTGCCGGGCGCGGTCCATCTCCTGGACCCAGCCCAGCCGGACGAACCGAGCGCACATCCAGTCGCTGATGACGACGAGATCGCGGCCGGTCCGCTGGTGGTTCATCAACGCCGGGCTGATCTTCCCGAAGAACTCGTCGTTGTCGTTGATCTCCTCGACGTAGTCGACGGCGATCCCCGTCCGCTTCTCGAACCGCTCCAGCGTGGGCCGCCGCGTCGTGTCCTCGTCGTCGGTGTCGATGTAGAGGGGCCAGTTCGCCCAGGTCAGCCGCTTGTCCCGGGCGGACAGATCGACCCCGGCGCGCTCCCCCGGGGCAACATAGGCGGCGGGCACCCCGCATCCGGCGAGCGCCGCACCCCCACCGACCGCTCCGAACGCGCGCAGCAGGGACCGTCGGTCGAGGGCCGCGGAGACGCGTGACACTGGCATCCGGGCAGCATGCCCGCCGTAAGCGGGCCCGGGCAATCGACGCCGTGCGGAGCGGTACGGCGCCGACGCGACATCCTGTCGACGACGGACGAGCCGACCGGACCGCCGCAGGGGCGCGGCCCCGGGCGGAGAACTCCCGCCCGGGGCCGCGCGCACGCCACAGAAAACCTCCGGGCCGCTCTCAGCCGCCGAGGGACGTCATCACGTGCTTGATCCGCGTGTAGTCGTCGAACCCGTACCCCGAGAGGTCCTTGCCGTAGCCGGACTTCTTGAAGCCGCCGTGGGGCATCTCCGCGACCAGCGGGATGTGGGTGTTGATCCACACACAGCCGAAGTCCAGGACCTTCGACATCCGCATCGCGCGCGAGTGGTCCTTCGTCCACACGGACGACGCGAGGGCGTAGTCCACGCCGTTGGCCCACTCGACGGCCTGCTCCTCGTCCGAGAAGGACTGGACCGTGATGACCGGGCCGAAGACCTCGTTCTGGATGATCTCGTCGTCCTGCTTGAGGCCCGACACGACGGTCGCGGCGTAGAAGTAGCCCTTCTCGCCGACCCGGTGACCGCCCGCCTCGACCTTGGCGTGGGCGGGCAGCCGCTCGATGAAGCCGGAGACCTGCTTGAGCTGGTTCGGGTTGTTGAGCGGCCCGTACAGCACGTCCTCGTCGTCCGGCTGCCCGGTCTTCGTCTCGGCGGCGGCCTTGGCGAGCGCCGCGACGAACTCGTCGTGGATGGACTCCTGGACGAGGACGCGCGTGGCCGCCGTACAGTCCTGGCCCGCGTTGAAGAAGCCCGCGACCGAGATGTCCTCGACGGCCTTGGCGATGTCGGTGTCCTCGAACACCACGACCGGCGCCTTGCCGCCCAGCTCCAGGTGGACGCGCTTGAGGTCCTTCGACGCCGACTCGGCGACCTGCATTCCGGCCCGCACCGAACCGGTGATCGACGCCATCGCCGGAGTCGGGTGCTCCACCATCAGCCGGCCGGTGTCACGGTCCCCGGTGATGACGTTGAAGACTCCCGTGGGCAGGATCGAACCGATGATCTCCGCCATGAGAACCGTGGACGCGGGCGTCGTGTCCGACGGCTTGAGCACCACGGTGTTGCCGGCCGCGATGGCCGGGGCGAACTTCCACACGGCCATCATCATCGGGTAGTTCCAGGGCGCGACCTGCGCGCAGACCCCGACCGGCTCCCGGCGGACGATCGACGTCATCCCGTCCATGTACTCGCCGGCGCTGCGCCCCTCCAGCATCCGGGCGGCACCCGCGAAGAAGCGGATCTGGTCCACCATCGGCGGGATCTCCTCGGACCGGGTGAGCCCGATCGGCTTGCCGGTGTTCTCCACCTCGGCCGCGATGAGTTCCTCGGCGCGCTCCTCGAACGCGTCCGCGATCTTCAGGAGGGCCTTCTGCCGCTCGGCCGGGGTCCGGTCGCGCCAGGCGGGGAACGCGGCGGCGGCAGCCGCCATGGCGGCGTCGACGTCCGGCTGCCCGGACAGCGGCGCGGTCGCGTACGCCTCGCCCGTCACGGGGTTGACCACCTCGGTGGTCCGCCCGTCGGCGGCGTCCCGGAACTCACCATCGATGTAGTTGCGCAGACGACGCAGCTCGGTGCTCACTGCCGGCCCTCCAGATTCGGGTGTCCATTGACTGAGACACCCACCCTATTCCGCAGCCCGACGTTTTCAACACCCCCGATCCCCCTCGGGCTGCGAAATCCGCAAGACAAGCGTCCATGAACAACGAATTTCATCGATCGAGCCTTGCGAAACCGTCGACTCCTCGTGCACAGTGAGCGCGTGGCCAGTCGAAGCGCAGAGCACAGGGACTCCCGCGAGTCCAGGAACGGCACTCCCCAGCTGGACGCCGTCTCCCTCGCCATCATCGAACAGCTCCAGGAGGACGGCCGCCGGCCCTACGCGGCGATCGGCAAGGCGGTGGGCCTCTCCGAGGCGGCCGTGCGCCAGCGCGTCCAGAAGCTGCTCGACCAGGGCGTGATGCAGATCGTCGCCGTCACGGACCCGCTCACCGTGGGTTTCCGCCGGCAGGCGATGGTCGGCGTCAACGTCGACGGCGACCTGGACCCCGTGGCCGACGGCCTGAGCGCCATGTCGGAAGTCGAGTACGTGGTGATGACCGCGGGCTCCTTCGACATCCTCGCCGAGATCGTCTGCGAGGACGACGACCACCTGCTGGACGTCATCAACAAACGCATACGGGCCCTGCCCGGCGTGCGCTCCACCGAAAGCTTCGTCTACCTCAAGCTCAAGAAGCAGACCTACATGTGGGGAACCCGATAACCGTGACGACCACCGACAACCCCAGTTCCGGCTCCAGCCCCAAGGACCTCAGCCGGACGGCGTACGACCACCTGTGGATGCACTTCACCCGCATGTCGTCGTACGAGAACGCCCCCGTCCCGACGATCGTCCGGGGTGAGGGCACCTACATCTTCGACGACAAGGGCAAGCGCTACCTCGACGGTCTCGCGGGGCTGTTCGTGGTCCAGGCCGGCCACGGCCGCGTGGAGCTGGCCGAGGCGGCCTTCAAGCAGGCGCAGGAGCTGGCGTTCTTCCCGGTGTGGTCGTACGCCCACCCGAAGGCCGTGGAACTGGCGGAACGGCTGGCCGACTACGCGCCCGGCGACCTCAACAAGGTCTTCTTCACCACCGGCGGCGGCGAGGCCGTCGAGACCGCCTGGAAGCTCGCCAAGCAGTACTTCAAGCTGGTCGGCAAGCCCACCAAGTACAAGGTCATCTCACGCGCCGTCGCCTACCACGGCACTCCGCAGGGCGCCCTGTCCATCACCGGCCTGCCGGCCCTGAAGGCCCCCTTCGAGCCGCTGGTCCCCGGCGCCCACAAGGTCCCGAACACCAACATCTACCGCGCCCCGATCCACGGCGACGACCCGGAGGCCTACGGCCGCTGGGCCGCCGACCAGATCGAGCAGGAGATCCTCTTCGAGGGCGCGGACACGGTCGCCGCCGTCTTCCTGGAGCCGGTCCAGAACGCGGGCGGCTGCTTCCCGCCCCCGCCGGGCTACTTCCAGCGGGTCCGCGAGATCTGCGACCGCCACGACGTCCTGCTCGTCTCGGACGAGGTCATCTGCGCCTTCGGCCGCCTCGGCACGATGTTCGCCTGCGACAAGTTCGACTACGTACCGGACATGATCACCTGCGCCAAGGGCATGACCTCGGGCTACTCCCCGATCGGCGCGTGCATCATCTCGGACCGGCTGGCCGAGCCGTTCTACCAGGGCGACAACACCTTCCTGCACGGCTACACCTTCGGCGGCCACCCGGTGTCGGCGGCGGTGGGCCTGGCCAACCTCGACCTGTTCGAGCGCGAGGGCCTCAACCAGCACGTGCTGGACAACGAGGGCGCGTTCCGCTCGACCCTGGAGAAGCTGCACGACCTGCCGATCGTCGGTGACGTCCGCGGCAACGGCTTCTTCTACGGCATCGAGCTGGTCAAGGACAAGGCGACCAAGGAGTCCTTCGACGCGGACGAGACGGAACGTATCCTCTACGGCTTCCTCTCCAAGGCCCTCTTCGAGAACGGCCTGTACTGCCGTGCCGACGACCGCGGCGACCCGGTCGTGCAGCTCGCCCCGCCGCTGGTCTCGACCCAGGAGACGTTCGACGAGATCGAACAGATCCTGCGCGCGACCCTGACGGAGGCGTGGACGAAGCTGTAGCCTCCGGCGGTTCGGTGGTTCAGCCGCTCGTCACGGCCCGGGATTGCACCCATACAAGTGAGAAGGGCGCACCCCGGGCCGCGTGCTGTCCGGGGTGCACGCCCAGGATCTTTAGCGTGCCTGGTAACCGATCGGCCCTGCTTTCGTTCCCCCGCACGGAGGACTGCAAGGCACAACGGACCAGAACGAGGTGTACGCGATGGTGGCCCCGCCGGACAACGACGTGCTCTGGGCACGCGCCCTGCATTTCCAGCACAACGACGGCTCGCCCGCGCTGAGCGGCGTCTCGCTCGGCGTCCGGGAGGGCGAGATCCTCGCGGTCAGCGGTCCGCGCGGCAGCGGCAAGACGACCCTGCTGCGCTGCCTCTCGGGCCTGGTACGCCCGCTGCGGGGCGAGGTCTGGTTCAACAGCGTGCCCGTGCACACGATGGGCCCGCTCTCCCGCGAACGGCTGCGCCGCGACCGGTTCGGCTGGATCGACCCGGCCCCGGTCCTCGTACCGGAGCTGAACGTCTGGGAGAACGCCGCCCTGCCCCTCATGCTGCGCGGCACCAGCCGCCGGCGCGCCAAGACGGCGGCCCTGGAGTGGCTGGAACGCCTGGACATCGGCGGCCTGGCCCGCAAACGCCCGTACGAGCTGCGGCAGTCCGAACGCCAGCGCGTCTCGATCGCCCGGGCGCTGGCCCCGGCCCCCACGGTCCTCTTCGCCGACGAACCGACGGCGCCCCTCTACCAGGCGGACCGGGCCCAGGTACTGCGGACGCTGACGACAGCGGCCCGCTCGCACGGCATCACGGTGATCCTCGCGACGCACGACGCGGACACCGCGTCGCTGGCGGACCGCACGGTCTCGCTGCTCGACGGGCGGCGCGTGAACACCGTCCACCTGCCCCCGGTCGGCGCGAACGACACGCAGACCGGCACCGGGGCCGGGACCGGGACCGATGCGGAAGGCCGGGCCGCGTGCTCGCTCTCCGTCTAGCCCGCGGCGCCCACCCCGGCGTCCAGCTCCGCCGTCTGCTGGTCGCGACGGCGTCCGCGGCCACGGGATTCCTCCTTCTCGGCACCCTCGGCCACGCCCTCGCCCACCAGGACTCCCCCGGCGGCTCGGCCCTCCGTCTGGCCTGGTGCGTGGCCCCGCTGGCGGCCACGGTCTACTTCGCGGTGACGGTGGCCCGCACGGACCCCGGCACGAGACCGCGCCCCGGCCTGTCGGCGATCGGCCTCGGCCCGGGCCGTCTGATGGCCGTCTCGGCCACGACAACCGCCCTGTCCTGCACCCTGGGTTCGATGCTGGCCCTCCTGTTCTTCCTCCACCTGCGGGGCGACCTGACGGGCATGCCGTTCGACGGCGACGCGGCGGACTTCCTGGCCGCCGACCGGCCCCTCCCCCTCCCGGCCGCCCTGACCCTGCTGACCCTGGTCCCGGTGGCGGCGTCGATCTCTGTCGCCCTGGTCCTGCGCCCCCGGGACGCCCGTCGGCCCCGGGCCACGGGCAGTCGTGCGGCTGCGACGGCACGCGTCCCGAGGAGCGCGGCACCCCGTACGGCGCCGGTTCGCGCGTCCGCCCCCCCATCAGCACCGGTCGCGGACACCTCCGAAACCCCGGACGAGGACTCCGCCCCCACCACCGACCCGCATGCCCTCCCCGCCCCTCGCACCACCCCACGGGACCTCCCCTGGGGCATCGCCGTACTGGCAGCCGGTCTCGCCGTGGAGGCATACGCCGCCCGCGCCCCCCACACCCGCCTCGCCATGCCCGGCGGAGCCGCCGGCAGCCCCGCCGCCGTACTCGTCGGCTGGACCCTCACCGCCCTGGGCCTCGCCCTGGCCGGCCCCGGCCTCGCCCACCTCTGCGGACGCCTGCTCCAGGCCGTCCGTCCCGGCGCCCTCCGCCTCCTCGCCGGCCGAGTCCTGATGGAGGAGGCCACCCGCATCGGCCGCCCCCTGGGCGTCGTCTGCGCGGTCGCTTCGGGCGCGTACGCCATGGCCGCCCTGTACGACGCCGACGACCCGTCGCTCGGCCCCCTCACCACCCTGGGCGCCCTGGTCGTGGCGGGCTGCGCCGTCGCCACGCTCCTCACGGCGGCGGCCGAGGCCCGGCGCGCCCGCGCGGACACCACCGCGGCCCTGGTCCGCCTGGGCGCACCGGCCACGACACTGCGCACCGCCGCCGGCCTCCGCGCCGCCGCCCTCATCGCCCTGTTCGCCCCGCTGACCCTGCTGATCGCGGAGCTGGCGGCGCTGCCGCTGACCGCCTGACGGCCTGGCCGCCTGGCCGCCTGGCCTTCGAACGGAACCCGTAGGAGAGCTCAGGGGAACCCGTACGGAAACCCGTACGAAAAAGTCCCGCGCCTCCGATGAGTTCCGCCCGGCCCCCGGGTCTACCCCACCGAACAGCACCACACCGACGGGAGAGACCCTCATGAGCGAGTACCAGCAGATGATCTTCGTGAACCTGGCCGTCAGCGACGTCGCCGCCTCGAAGAAGTTCTTCACCGAGCTCGGGTACACGATCAACCCGCAGTTCACGACCGACGACTGCGCCTGTGTCGTGATCAGCGAGACCATCATCGCGATGCTGCTGAGCAAGCCCCGCTACTCCGACTTCACGAACAAGGAGATCGCGGACTCGACGAAGACCAGCGAGGTCCTCATCTGTCTGAGCGCCGAGAGCCGCGCGAAGGTCGACGAGTTGGTCGACGGCGCGCTCGCGGCGGGCGGCACCGAACCGCGCGAGGCGCAGGACTTCGGTCAGATGTACGGCCGTGCGTTCGACGACCTCGACGGCCACACCTGGGAGGTCATGTGGATGGACCCGGCGGCCGTCCAGAGCTAGGGCCTGCCGTGCTTACATGGGCGGGTGCAGACGAGCCCCGCCCATGCGGCCCACCACGACGACCGTGAGATCGAGACCCTCCAGGAGTTCGACGCGACCGTCTCGGCCCGCGGCACCCTGGCCGGATTCCGCGTCCAGGCCGTCGATCTGACGGACCGTACGAAGGAGTTGCTGACCAGCGACACCACTGGTGCCGTCTTCCTCGGCTGCGCGATGCGTCCGGACGCGACGACGAAGGTCCGCGCGGACGGCGCCCTGGTCTTCCCGCCCCTCCCGGACCTGCCCGTCAACCCGTACCGCGGCCATCTCTACTCACCGGACGAGTTGTTCGCCGGCCTCGACGACGGCTACGAGCGGACACCCGACGCCCTCGGGTACGCCTGGTTCCAGCGCACGAAGGCCGACGGCGACATCTTCGCCTCGATGCTGCGCTCCGTCCACGACGACGCCGTCTCCGACGCCCTCGACGAACTCCTGCGCGCGACACGCGTGGTGGGGGTGATGGGGGGTCACGCGATGGCACGCGGTACGCAGGCGTACGCCGGTGCCGCGCGCCTGGGGCGCGAGCTGACGCGTGCCGGGTTCACGGTGGCCACGGGCGGTGGTCCGGGCGCGATGGAGGCGGCGAACCTCGGCGCGTACGCGGCGCCCTTCGACGACGCCATGCTCGACGAGGCGTGCGAAATCCTCGCCGGGGCACCGTCGTTCACGCCCTCGATCACCGACTGGGCACGCGCCGCCTTCGAGGTCCGCGCCCGCTGGCCCAGGGGGGCCGGCTCGGTGGGCATCCCGACCTGGTTCTACGGGCACGAGCCGCCGAACGCCTTCGCCTCGCACATCGCCAAGTACTTCGCCAACGCCACCCGCGAGGACGGGCTGCTGGCCCGCTCGAACTCGGGGATCGTCTTCCTGCCGGGCGCCGCCGGGACCGTACAGGAGGTCTTCGACGACGCGACCCCGAACTACTACGAGTCGCGCGGCGAGCCCACGCCCATGGTCCTGGTGGACCGCGCCCACTGGACCGAACGGCTGCCCGCCTGGCCGCTGCTCCAATCACTGGCGCGGGGGCGGGCGATGGAGGACCGAATCGCCCTGGTCGACCGGATTGAGGACGCTCCGGAGGCCTTGAAACGCCTCGCCGGTTAACGGGTAGGCAAAACAAATGGCTGGAGCCTGCATACAGATTGACAGTTCTTATGCTGCGCTTATAAACCTGTGAGACTCCAGGGAGCGATGAGGTGATGAGGTCTCTTCGCCCCCGCCACCCCCCTCAGTTGTGCATCCCGTGAAGGGCAACCGTGTCCATATCTCTCCGTACCGCGCGTTCTGTGCGCATTCTCGGTGTTGCCTCCGCCTCGGCC
The DNA window shown above is from Streptomyces sp. NBC_01451 and carries:
- a CDS encoding ABC transporter ATP-binding protein, yielding MVAPPDNDVLWARALHFQHNDGSPALSGVSLGVREGEILAVSGPRGSGKTTLLRCLSGLVRPLRGEVWFNSVPVHTMGPLSRERLRRDRFGWIDPAPVLVPELNVWENAALPLMLRGTSRRRAKTAALEWLERLDIGGLARKRPYELRQSERQRVSIARALAPAPTVLFADEPTAPLYQADRAQVLRTLTTAARSHGITVILATHDADTASLADRTVSLLDGRRVNTVHLPPVGANDTQTGTGAGTGTDAEGRAACSLSV
- a CDS encoding LOG family protein, with amino-acid sequence MQTSPAHAAHHDDREIETLQEFDATVSARGTLAGFRVQAVDLTDRTKELLTSDTTGAVFLGCAMRPDATTKVRADGALVFPPLPDLPVNPYRGHLYSPDELFAGLDDGYERTPDALGYAWFQRTKADGDIFASMLRSVHDDAVSDALDELLRATRVVGVMGGHAMARGTQAYAGAARLGRELTRAGFTVATGGGPGAMEAANLGAYAAPFDDAMLDEACEILAGAPSFTPSITDWARAAFEVRARWPRGAGSVGIPTWFYGHEPPNAFASHIAKYFANATREDGLLARSNSGIVFLPGAAGTVQEVFDDATPNYYESRGEPTPMVLVDRAHWTERLPAWPLLQSLARGRAMEDRIALVDRIEDAPEALKRLAG
- a CDS encoding VOC family protein: MSEYQQMIFVNLAVSDVAASKKFFTELGYTINPQFTTDDCACVVISETIIAMLLSKPRYSDFTNKEIADSTKTSEVLICLSAESRAKVDELVDGALAAGGTEPREAQDFGQMYGRAFDDLDGHTWEVMWMDPAAVQS